The Triticum aestivum cultivar Chinese Spring chromosome 3A, IWGSC CS RefSeq v2.1, whole genome shotgun sequence genome includes a region encoding these proteins:
- the LOC123058554 gene encoding B3 domain-containing protein Os01g0723500 isoform X2, which translates to MPDAERQSPLASAERRPHFFKVLIGDFKKRLIPPKFCKHIPWEASRKAKGLKEASMAATLEGPSGRTWQVVIRRTAEGTFFTAGWAKFVQDQALRELEFLVFRHDGGTSFAAMVFDKSACEREDLLLAGDAPRPRRKRGRPRTASRALDDSAGMELVPYRAPADRLPQAACSDRMPESDKSNGTCSLCFSSFYIAFRFGFSDAMAMCSVQHNACNGLAGSAGHPGPMKAEVGAGELPLCLIAAPPSESGQLLPGHLPAGTKDGCAVKTRSIHGDLAAASIPPSVRKYNGYVSRRRPVASAERQRAMELARAFRSSLPYCVIRMSTMHVYYSFMMRFPTGFSRQHLPREKTEMVLRDPGGKAWAALYIPSTRDRLSRGWCAFARGNCLEEGDCCVFELVGAAEFRVHVFRVVEPAVPAVRLRLA; encoded by the exons ATGCCGGACGCGGAGAGGCAATCGCCGTTGGCGTCGGCGGAGAGGCGGCCGCACTTCTTCAAGGTGCTCATCGGCGACTTCAAGAAGCGCCTG ATCCCGCCAAAGTTCTGCAAGCACATCCCCTGGGAGGCGTCCAGGAAGGCCAAGGGCCTGAAGGAGGCGTCCATGGCGGCCACGCTGGAGGGCCCCAGCGGCCGGACGTGGCAGGTCGTCATCCGCCGGACCGCCGAGGGCACCTTCTTCACCGCGGGCTGGGCCAAGTTCGTGCAGGACCAGGCGCTGCGGGAGCTGGAGTTCCTCGTCTTCCGCCACGACGGCGGCACCAGCTTCGCCGCCATGGTGTTCGACAAGTCGGCGTGCGAGCGGGAGGACCTGCTGCTCGCCGGCGACGCGCCGCGGCCGCGCAGGAAGCGGGGCCGGCCGAGGACGGCGTCGCGGGCCCTGGATGACTCGGCTGGCATGGAGCTGGTCCCGTACCGTGCGCCTGCCGATCGGCTGCCCCAAGCCGCGTGCTCCGATCGGATGCCGGAGTCGGACAAGTCAAATGGTACATGTTCCCTCTGTTTCTCTTCCTTCTACATAGCATTCAGATTTGGCTTCTCAGACGCAATGGCGATGTGTTCCGTTCAACACAATGCATGTAACGGTCTTGCAGGATCAGCGGGGCATCCCGGCCCTATGAAGGCCGAGGtgggcgccggcgagctcccgcTGTGCTtgatcgccgcaccaccgtcggaGTCGGGGCAGCTCCTGCCTGGCCACTTGCCAGCCGGGACCAAGGACGGGTGCGCGGTGAAAACGCGGAGCATCCACGGCGACCTCGCGGCGGCCAGCATCCCCCCTTCCGTGAGGAAGTACAACGGGTACGTGTCCCGGCGGCGGCCCGTGGCGAGCGCCGAGCGGCAGCGGGCCATGGAGCTCGCGCGCGCGTTCCGGTCGTCGCTCCCCTACTGCGTCATCCGCATGAGCACCATGCACGTCTACTACTCCTTCATGATG AGGTTCCCCACGGGGTTCTCGAGGCAGCACCTGCCCCGGGAGAAGACGGAGATGGTGCTCCGGGACCCGGGCGGCAAGGCGTGGGCGGCGCTCTACATCCCCAGCACGAGGGACCGGCTGTCGCGCGGGTGGTGCGCGTTCGCGCGCGGCAACTGCCTCGAGGAAGGGGACTGCTGCGTCTTCGAGCTCGTCGGCGCCGCCGAGTTCCGCGTCCACGTGTTCCGGGTGGTCGAGCCCGCCGTGCCGGCGGTCAGGCTACGTTTAGCTTGA
- the LOC123058554 gene encoding B3 domain-containing protein Os01g0723500 isoform X1: MPDAERQSPLASAERRPHFFKVLIGDFKKRLKIPPKFCKHIPWEASRKAKGLKEASMAATLEGPSGRTWQVVIRRTAEGTFFTAGWAKFVQDQALRELEFLVFRHDGGTSFAAMVFDKSACEREDLLLAGDAPRPRRKRGRPRTASRALDDSAGMELVPYRAPADRLPQAACSDRMPESDKSNGTCSLCFSSFYIAFRFGFSDAMAMCSVQHNACNGLAGSAGHPGPMKAEVGAGELPLCLIAAPPSESGQLLPGHLPAGTKDGCAVKTRSIHGDLAAASIPPSVRKYNGYVSRRRPVASAERQRAMELARAFRSSLPYCVIRMSTMHVYYSFMMRFPTGFSRQHLPREKTEMVLRDPGGKAWAALYIPSTRDRLSRGWCAFARGNCLEEGDCCVFELVGAAEFRVHVFRVVEPAVPAVRLRLA, encoded by the exons ATGCCGGACGCGGAGAGGCAATCGCCGTTGGCGTCGGCGGAGAGGCGGCCGCACTTCTTCAAGGTGCTCATCGGCGACTTCAAGAAGCGCCTG AAGATCCCGCCAAAGTTCTGCAAGCACATCCCCTGGGAGGCGTCCAGGAAGGCCAAGGGCCTGAAGGAGGCGTCCATGGCGGCCACGCTGGAGGGCCCCAGCGGCCGGACGTGGCAGGTCGTCATCCGCCGGACCGCCGAGGGCACCTTCTTCACCGCGGGCTGGGCCAAGTTCGTGCAGGACCAGGCGCTGCGGGAGCTGGAGTTCCTCGTCTTCCGCCACGACGGCGGCACCAGCTTCGCCGCCATGGTGTTCGACAAGTCGGCGTGCGAGCGGGAGGACCTGCTGCTCGCCGGCGACGCGCCGCGGCCGCGCAGGAAGCGGGGCCGGCCGAGGACGGCGTCGCGGGCCCTGGATGACTCGGCTGGCATGGAGCTGGTCCCGTACCGTGCGCCTGCCGATCGGCTGCCCCAAGCCGCGTGCTCCGATCGGATGCCGGAGTCGGACAAGTCAAATGGTACATGTTCCCTCTGTTTCTCTTCCTTCTACATAGCATTCAGATTTGGCTTCTCAGACGCAATGGCGATGTGTTCCGTTCAACACAATGCATGTAACGGTCTTGCAGGATCAGCGGGGCATCCCGGCCCTATGAAGGCCGAGGtgggcgccggcgagctcccgcTGTGCTtgatcgccgcaccaccgtcggaGTCGGGGCAGCTCCTGCCTGGCCACTTGCCAGCCGGGACCAAGGACGGGTGCGCGGTGAAAACGCGGAGCATCCACGGCGACCTCGCGGCGGCCAGCATCCCCCCTTCCGTGAGGAAGTACAACGGGTACGTGTCCCGGCGGCGGCCCGTGGCGAGCGCCGAGCGGCAGCGGGCCATGGAGCTCGCGCGCGCGTTCCGGTCGTCGCTCCCCTACTGCGTCATCCGCATGAGCACCATGCACGTCTACTACTCCTTCATGATG AGGTTCCCCACGGGGTTCTCGAGGCAGCACCTGCCCCGGGAGAAGACGGAGATGGTGCTCCGGGACCCGGGCGGCAAGGCGTGGGCGGCGCTCTACATCCCCAGCACGAGGGACCGGCTGTCGCGCGGGTGGTGCGCGTTCGCGCGCGGCAACTGCCTCGAGGAAGGGGACTGCTGCGTCTTCGAGCTCGTCGGCGCCGCCGAGTTCCGCGTCCACGTGTTCCGGGTGGTCGAGCCCGCCGTGCCGGCGGTCAGGCTACGTTTAGCTTGA
- the LOC123058554 gene encoding B3 domain-containing protein Os01g0723500 isoform X3, translating into MPDAERQSPLASAERRPHFFKVLIGDFKKRLKIPPKFCKHIPWEASRKAKGLKEASMAATLEGPSGRTWQVVIRRTAEGTFFTAGWAKFVQDQALRELEFLVFRHDGGTSFAAMVFDKSACEREDLLLAGDAPRPRRKRGRPRTASRALDDSAGMELVPYRAPADRLPQAACSDRMPESDKSNGSAGHPGPMKAEVGAGELPLCLIAAPPSESGQLLPGHLPAGTKDGCAVKTRSIHGDLAAASIPPSVRKYNGYVSRRRPVASAERQRAMELARAFRSSLPYCVIRMSTMHVYYSFMMRFPTGFSRQHLPREKTEMVLRDPGGKAWAALYIPSTRDRLSRGWCAFARGNCLEEGDCCVFELVGAAEFRVHVFRVVEPAVPAVRLRLA; encoded by the exons ATGCCGGACGCGGAGAGGCAATCGCCGTTGGCGTCGGCGGAGAGGCGGCCGCACTTCTTCAAGGTGCTCATCGGCGACTTCAAGAAGCGCCTG AAGATCCCGCCAAAGTTCTGCAAGCACATCCCCTGGGAGGCGTCCAGGAAGGCCAAGGGCCTGAAGGAGGCGTCCATGGCGGCCACGCTGGAGGGCCCCAGCGGCCGGACGTGGCAGGTCGTCATCCGCCGGACCGCCGAGGGCACCTTCTTCACCGCGGGCTGGGCCAAGTTCGTGCAGGACCAGGCGCTGCGGGAGCTGGAGTTCCTCGTCTTCCGCCACGACGGCGGCACCAGCTTCGCCGCCATGGTGTTCGACAAGTCGGCGTGCGAGCGGGAGGACCTGCTGCTCGCCGGCGACGCGCCGCGGCCGCGCAGGAAGCGGGGCCGGCCGAGGACGGCGTCGCGGGCCCTGGATGACTCGGCTGGCATGGAGCTGGTCCCGTACCGTGCGCCTGCCGATCGGCTGCCCCAAGCCGCGTGCTCCGATCGGATGCCGGAGTCGGACAAGTCAAATG GATCAGCGGGGCATCCCGGCCCTATGAAGGCCGAGGtgggcgccggcgagctcccgcTGTGCTtgatcgccgcaccaccgtcggaGTCGGGGCAGCTCCTGCCTGGCCACTTGCCAGCCGGGACCAAGGACGGGTGCGCGGTGAAAACGCGGAGCATCCACGGCGACCTCGCGGCGGCCAGCATCCCCCCTTCCGTGAGGAAGTACAACGGGTACGTGTCCCGGCGGCGGCCCGTGGCGAGCGCCGAGCGGCAGCGGGCCATGGAGCTCGCGCGCGCGTTCCGGTCGTCGCTCCCCTACTGCGTCATCCGCATGAGCACCATGCACGTCTACTACTCCTTCATGATG AGGTTCCCCACGGGGTTCTCGAGGCAGCACCTGCCCCGGGAGAAGACGGAGATGGTGCTCCGGGACCCGGGCGGCAAGGCGTGGGCGGCGCTCTACATCCCCAGCACGAGGGACCGGCTGTCGCGCGGGTGGTGCGCGTTCGCGCGCGGCAACTGCCTCGAGGAAGGGGACTGCTGCGTCTTCGAGCTCGTCGGCGCCGCCGAGTTCCGCGTCCACGTGTTCCGGGTGGTCGAGCCCGCCGTGCCGGCGGTCAGGCTACGTTTAGCTTGA
- the LOC123058554 gene encoding B3 domain-containing protein Os01g0723500 isoform X4, whose translation MPDAERQSPLASAERRPHFFKVLIGDFKKRLKIPPKFCKHIPWEASRKAKGLKEASMAATLEGPSGRTWQVVIRRTAEGTFFTAGWAKFVQDQALRELEFLVFRHDGGTSFAAMVFDKSACEREDLLLAGDAPRPRRKRGRPRTASRALDDSAGMELVPYRAPADRLPQAACSDRMPESDKSNGTCSLCFSSFYIAFRFGFSDAMAMCSVQHNACNGLAGSAGHPGPMKAEVGAGELPLCLIAAPPSESGQLLPGHLPAGTKDGCAVKTRSIHGDLAAASIPPSVRKYNGGSPRGSRGSTCPGRRRRWCSGTRAARRGRRSTSPARGTGCRAGGARSRAATASRKGTAASSSSSAPPSSASTCSGWSSPPCRRSGYV comes from the exons ATGCCGGACGCGGAGAGGCAATCGCCGTTGGCGTCGGCGGAGAGGCGGCCGCACTTCTTCAAGGTGCTCATCGGCGACTTCAAGAAGCGCCTG AAGATCCCGCCAAAGTTCTGCAAGCACATCCCCTGGGAGGCGTCCAGGAAGGCCAAGGGCCTGAAGGAGGCGTCCATGGCGGCCACGCTGGAGGGCCCCAGCGGCCGGACGTGGCAGGTCGTCATCCGCCGGACCGCCGAGGGCACCTTCTTCACCGCGGGCTGGGCCAAGTTCGTGCAGGACCAGGCGCTGCGGGAGCTGGAGTTCCTCGTCTTCCGCCACGACGGCGGCACCAGCTTCGCCGCCATGGTGTTCGACAAGTCGGCGTGCGAGCGGGAGGACCTGCTGCTCGCCGGCGACGCGCCGCGGCCGCGCAGGAAGCGGGGCCGGCCGAGGACGGCGTCGCGGGCCCTGGATGACTCGGCTGGCATGGAGCTGGTCCCGTACCGTGCGCCTGCCGATCGGCTGCCCCAAGCCGCGTGCTCCGATCGGATGCCGGAGTCGGACAAGTCAAATGGTACATGTTCCCTCTGTTTCTCTTCCTTCTACATAGCATTCAGATTTGGCTTCTCAGACGCAATGGCGATGTGTTCCGTTCAACACAATGCATGTAACGGTCTTGCAGGATCAGCGGGGCATCCCGGCCCTATGAAGGCCGAGGtgggcgccggcgagctcccgcTGTGCTtgatcgccgcaccaccgtcggaGTCGGGGCAGCTCCTGCCTGGCCACTTGCCAGCCGGGACCAAGGACGGGTGCGCGGTGAAAACGCGGAGCATCCACGGCGACCTCGCGGCGGCCAGCATCCCCCCTTCCGTGAGGAAGTACAACGG AGGTTCCCCACGGGGTTCTCGAGGCAGCACCTGCCCCGGGAGAAGACGGAGATGGTGCTCCGGGACCCGGGCGGCAAGGCGTGGGCGGCGCTCTACATCCCCAGCACGAGGGACCGGCTGTCGCGCGGGTGGTGCGCGTTCGCGCGCGGCAACTGCCTCGAGGAAGGGGACTGCTGCGTCTTCGAGCTCGTCGGCGCCGCCGAGTTCCGCGTCCACGTGTTCCGGGTGGTCGAGCCCGCCGTGCCGGCGGTCAGGCTACGTTTAG